Genomic window (Larimichthys crocea isolate SSNF chromosome V, L_crocea_2.0, whole genome shotgun sequence):
AGTTGCAGACATCATGGAGGTTGAAGCTCTTTCATCCCAGAATAATGAAAAGAAGCAGGTTGTCCAAGAGTTTAGACGCATGTACAGTCTTACCTGGAATGAGTTGATCTCTTCTGCTGCATACCGTACACTTGAGGAGAAGAAATGGAACAAACCCAAGCTCATTCCGTTAGCAGAGGATGTGAAAaaaatgcacatgtacatgaCTGACAAGCAGAAACAATATTACAGGCAGTTGTTGGATGATAAAAACTCAAGGAATTGGAGCAATCTTGCCAAAGTAAaacgggactcacacaggaggcgttacagcagcgtgacggctgcgTCGTGGTTTGGCTGCGTCgtttgcccggcgtcaactcacaccggacatGTGTCAGCCACGttacggcagcggagcgagccggccatATTCACGCGAGATCGCGAGATCACGTGGGAATCCTTCACGTACGAGAGACCccgtgataaactgtgtataaagaaaacaacaacaacaaacagctgactttgcttctccgacgtggaggagattataaaaagcttctgttgtgtcataaattattgtgtgttgttccacttcaacaattagtctctcatcgttcatgttgagaccctttgatcgatctttgatcacctgtggtctgtttcacaaagcaggttcaACAAACTCTGAGTCAAATCCTGAACTCTGAGTTTTCGGTTTCACAACAGCTGATTTGAGTTGGTCTAATCAACTCAGAGTAGTTTAACCTGGAGTTAAACATGAGCTCCACAGACATATAAAGCCAGCATCAATGGAGCCCAGAGTCGATGATTGAAcatggaaactgacagaaagagggcAGCATTTTTCACCCCAATAGAATTGGAAATATTAATGACTGCATATGGAGAATATGAGCATGTCTTTAGAAAGAAGTGCAACACTGCAGCGGCtgctaaagagagggagagggcatgGGAGAGCATTGCTGCTCGGGTCAATGcgtaagtttaaatgtaatattttgcaaTCACAATAACTATTGAAGGGCAAATTGCATGAATGGAgcctattaatttatttcatgtaggTGCAATCCGGCGGGGGAGAAGCGCACTTGGCAGCAActtaagatgaaatataaaaacattgttcaaacaggTCAGACATCTGCATGACTTGACTCTGAACTTCTTTGATCCCTTCCATAATGCTCTTTTAACActcaaaaatgtcttctttatattgtattaaacaatgaagcctggggctgggcagcagcaggagactcCCCTGACCTCAACTGCAGAGAttgacacagtgagacagctgtTCATGAAACTCCAGAGATTTATTGTGTGGAATTCATGTGCAACAGGTTAATTTTATGTCCTCTTTATGTATTCCCAGTTACCAGTAAAAGAAATTTATAAAATTCAcctcctaaaaaaaatccagaagacCGATAAAGAAATGCTATACCTCGACCGCCAgattaaaaaagcagatttggAAATCCAAATACTGGAACATAAATTAAAGGTGGGTGCATGGTCACATGTCAATTATGTCAATGTTAACTATTGGAACATTAACTTAACTAGCTTTTGTATTTGTAGGAAATAAAGAAGACCAACTGAAATGtgcctcatgtttttatttgtggtggtGCTTTAAACTCAAAAGTGATTAGTACAAATCGTGTCTCTGACCGCTCGGCCATCCTGCATAGCTGGCAGGTGGACGGGGCCTCCACATTGGAGATTATGTGTGCAGCATCACATATGATCTTGACAGTGCAGAGAATGACAGATATTAGTTAAATTATGAGGAAGTGCTTAACACAGTGAAACTTCTTAGTCTACATGTACCTGCACATTAATGCTGTGAATGGACTTCCTATTCACATAATCAGCCTCATTATGTGAGGGAGCCGTGATGGGAATGTGCGTACCATCtatgcagccaatcacattgggaaatcctaaaacaaataaaaataataaaaattactaATTCAAGTCTGAGGTGGCAGCACAATGTCATAATACAGCCTGATATTAAAGGAATTCAACAGATCTCTACATCCTTCACCTGCGATCCTGTGGAACTCTTCCTTAATGGCCCTGACAGGTTTGTGTCCAGGGAAGACAACAAATATAGGTAAAAGTCTTTTCAGGGCGAGGCAGACTCTTCTGATGGCCCTGCATACAGTTGCCTTACTCAAGTGCTCAGCATCTCCGATGTTATACAAAAAACTGCCATTGGCAAAAAAACGCAGcgccacacacaaaatctgctgcGATGTGAGCGCATGACTGCGACTcgtgatgtttgaaatgtgcgGACGGATGAGgttgtgtatgtaaattatAGACTGTGAAGTAAAACGGTACCgctcaaaaagaaaattgtccGGGAGGGCTGAAATATCTATGCGTGGTCTGAGTACTCTCTGCCGACAGATATGTAATTCCCTGCGCAGGATTGCTGCACCTTCGATCACAGGATCGTGATCAAAAGGACACGCCATGTTCAAAAAGTTGACACCAAACGTTGCCTTCTGGAACTAGAGGACGTTCTGACAGCGCAGGAATGAGGAAATCAAATTAAGTATGTGGCTCTGAAAGTGggcggagacagagagaaactcagGGTTTCTTCAGGAAAACCTGGTCCCAACCAGGTTAGATTCACGGAGTCTGTTACTATGGCAACTGAGCTTGAGGTTAAGTTACCTCACTTTGTGAAACAGGTTAGAGTTAACCCTCTCTCTCGGGTTTGACTGACCCTCCTTTGTGAAATGGAAAACTCTGAGTTTCCGTGATTCCAGGGTTAACAGACTCTGAGTTTTCAATAAACCTGCATTGTGAAACGGACCTTTCACAAAGCCAGATCCCAGCCAagtaaaggccaactcacaccggacgtggaacggaagcggaacggaagcggaacggcaccgccgcggtcaccgtagcaaatagaagccagtctagtcaatgagagcactcacacagggcgcgtctcagaagcgtctctccgcgccacggcgcgagcattccgtagcatttctatttttgacgtgagccgctgctaaacctcgtaaatttcaacagagcagatcgcaccagacaggaaatccgacacagaatcaacataataaacttccgccccctttcaaaataaaacataatacgcagttcatgtagctttttacaacttcacatcaacgttatgtcatgaccggtggcaccaggtgatcaaagatcgatcaaagggtctcaacatgaacgatgagagactaattgttgacgtggaacaacacacaataatttatgacacaacagatgctttttataatctcttccatgtcggagaagcaaagtcagctgtttgttgttgtttcctttatacacagtttatcgcggggtctcgggtatgtccaggagCATGATCTCGCGATCTCGCGTGAATATGGctggctcgctccgctgccgttccgcggctgatccgcgtccggtgtgagttgacgctggccaaaggaccgttccgctgccgttccgcctcctgtgtgagtcccgtgtaagtagtaagtaagtaaacTCTGCGGGTAATTTGCATGTTGACAGAACTATTAAtcagttataaaatattttcagagagcAGTCTGTGTACAAAGAGAACTACCTctgcaacagttttttttttcttttgtaatgtaTTCGCATGTGAAAGACACTAGCTAACGTTAGTACTAGTTTATATTAGCATTGTAGTTTTAAAGCAGTCTTTAACAGGGGAGGCATGGCCCGACCACCTTAAAGCAAtacaaatattcagatttacTAAGCAgtgaatttgtattttaatgaggTCAATAACTACTATTTTGTACATGAATTATAATCACCCATGCTGTCATTTTAACACATAATTAcctgttatatatgttatttcTTTGCTCAGAAATTCTTCTTGTAATCATCTCACAAAAGCAGACCTGAAATAATCCCAGTTAACttgttctattctattcttttaTTCAGCCAAGGTTCAAACCAgtaaccttcttgctgtgaggtgacagctGCCCTAGATCTCCTTTGgttaacatgaaaataatgttatatattCTATACCTGATTACCTGCCTGAAGTGGTTAGCATCACCCTTGTACAAAACTATATGTTAGAGTACTAGGCTGATGTGTCTTATGCTATGCGCTACAAAGTCAGGGAAGCAGTGTCATCAGAGGATTTAAGTTATTAGCTATCTGGAATTATACTCACACTCATTAATGTACAATgtaaaaaaagcacaaaatctCACACTACTTGTACTTATTGATTTGGGTCAGTGAGGGTGTCAGATGACTTATTTTATCCCAATATTTACAAGTTCTaactttggttaaaaaaaaatcttaagacatgcaaaaaatttctcattttatgtttatgtgtactgtacaaccctttttaatatttaatattt
Coding sequences:
- the LOC109140304 gene encoding putative nuclease HARBI1; translation: MACPFDHDPVIEGAAILRRELHICRQRVLRPRIDISALPDNFLFERYRFTSQSIIYIHNLIRPHISNITSRSHALTSQQILCVALRFFANGSFLYNIGDAEHLSKATVCRAIRRVCLALKRLLPIFVVFPGHKPVRAIKEEFHRIAGFPNVIGCIDGTHIPITAPSHNEADYVNRKSIHSINVQIICDAAHIISNVEAPSTCQLCRMAERSETRFVLITFEFKAPPQIKT